The following proteins are encoded in a genomic region of Pseudodesulfovibrio mercurii:
- a CDS encoding FeoA family protein, with protein sequence MQKPLTEFPTGSVVRISGIDGGRQARARMLAMGMTPGCPVTVLTGGPNGCRVRVRGSDVVLCCGLAGKILAVPDESDEGPRCTCCPGPRARAS encoded by the coding sequence ATGCAAAAGCCTTTGACCGAATTTCCGACTGGATCAGTAGTACGTATTTCCGGTATAGACGGCGGCCGTCAGGCGCGGGCGCGGATGCTGGCCATGGGCATGACGCCGGGATGCCCGGTGACCGTTCTGACGGGCGGCCCCAACGGGTGCCGGGTGCGCGTGCGCGGCTCGGACGTGGTGCTGTGCTGCGGCCTGGCCGGCAAGATCCTGGCCGTGCCCGACGAGTCCGACGAGGGTCCCCGTTGCACCTGCTGCCCCGGCCCGCGCGCCAGGGCCTCCTAG
- a CDS encoding YbgA family protein, translating to MSDPIKIGISACLAGQKVRYDGLAARAEHLNGVLADHLEFHPVCPEVACGMGIPREAVRLVGSPENPRLKGNRTGRDWTDAMREWAEGFLPEMEKAGLCGFIFKAKSPSSGIGRVKVYPESGGQPISRAGVGLFASMVMERFPLLPVEDDGRMHDVGLRANFIERVFTEHRWRRFLDQGPTLGGLIRFHSRHKMLIRAHDVTGYRELGKLVAQGKGMDLNVLLTRYHERLARTMARMPTVRKNVDVLMHILGYFKKLLSPDEKQECLEIIENYRKELVPLIVPVTLFNHYVRKYDLPYLREQYYLNPHPLDLKLRNHA from the coding sequence ATGTCCGATCCGATCAAAATCGGCATCAGCGCCTGCCTGGCCGGGCAGAAGGTCCGCTACGACGGCCTGGCCGCCCGCGCGGAGCACCTGAACGGCGTTCTGGCGGACCACCTGGAATTCCACCCTGTCTGCCCGGAGGTCGCCTGCGGCATGGGCATCCCCAGGGAAGCGGTGCGGCTGGTCGGTTCCCCGGAGAACCCCCGGCTCAAGGGCAACAGGACCGGCCGCGACTGGACCGACGCCATGCGCGAATGGGCCGAGGGGTTCCTGCCCGAGATGGAAAAGGCCGGGCTGTGCGGATTCATCTTCAAGGCCAAGTCGCCGTCGAGCGGAATCGGCCGGGTCAAGGTCTACCCCGAATCCGGCGGCCAACCCATAAGCCGTGCGGGCGTCGGGCTGTTCGCGTCCATGGTCATGGAGCGGTTCCCCCTGCTGCCCGTGGAGGACGACGGGCGTATGCACGACGTGGGGCTGCGGGCCAATTTCATCGAACGCGTCTTCACCGAACACCGCTGGCGCCGGTTCCTGGACCAGGGGCCGACCCTGGGCGGGCTCATCCGATTCCACTCCCGGCACAAGATGCTTATCCGCGCCCACGACGTCACCGGCTATCGCGAACTGGGCAAGCTGGTGGCCCAGGGCAAGGGAATGGACCTGAACGTCCTGCTCACCCGCTATCACGAACGGCTGGCCCGGACCATGGCGCGCATGCCCACGGTGCGCAAGAACGTGGACGTGCTCATGCACATCCTGGGCTACTTCAAGAAGCTGCTGTCCCCCGACGAGAAACAGGAGTGCCTGGAGATCATCGAAAACTACCGCAAGGAACTGGTCCCGCTCATCGTGCCGGTCACCCTGTTCAACCACTACGTGCGCAAGTACGACCTCCCCTATCTCCGGGAGCAGTACTATCTCAACCCGCACCCCCTGGACCTCAAACTGCGCAACCATGCCTGA
- the metG gene encoding methionine--tRNA ligase produces the protein MQRFYITTPIYYVNAKPHLGHAYTTTVADSLNRFHKLMGEETYFLTGTDEHGDKIVQAAESNGQTPQEYVDVISKLFRDLWPNMNISNNDFIRTTEPRHKAVVQQILQKVYDAGDIYFGEYGGHYCFGCERFYTEKELVDGLCPDHLTKPEYIAEKNYFFKMSKYRDWLLDHINKHPDFIRPERYRNEVVSLLESGELEDLCISRPKSRLTWGIELPFDADYVTYVWFDALINYVAALGWPDGEKFKKFWPAANHMVAKDILKPHAIFWPTMLKAAGIEPYQHLNVHGYWLVEDTKMSKSIGNVVEPLAMKDAYGLDAFRYFLLREMSFGQDSSFSEKALVGRLNADLANDLGNLFNRTLSMTHKYFGGKIPRPDVEDVVDAEIKKIGQDAMQSFQDFFTDLKFSRALEGLWELVRGLNKYIDETAPWALFKEKNTGRLSTVIYVLLENMRKIAVHLWPVMPEASERMLEQLGITFDPEKINLPKELDVWGLLESDAMVAETSNLFPRVDLPEEKAETKAEAKSAKKDKKAAKKDDKTAEPVPEIDFEDFQKLDLRVGTVLEADKHPEADRLLLVKVDTGDKEPRQVVAGLADYFQPDDLVGRQVVVVANLKPRKLRKQLSQGMVLAVKTDNGMELLTPTGAVPPGSKVS, from the coding sequence TTGCAACGCTTTTACATCACCACGCCCATTTATTACGTGAACGCCAAACCCCATCTGGGCCATGCGTACACCACCACGGTGGCCGATTCGCTGAATCGCTTCCATAAGCTCATGGGCGAGGAGACCTATTTTCTGACCGGCACCGACGAACACGGCGACAAGATCGTGCAGGCCGCGGAAAGCAACGGCCAGACGCCCCAGGAGTATGTTGACGTCATCAGCAAGCTCTTCCGCGACCTCTGGCCGAACATGAACATCTCCAACAACGACTTCATCCGCACCACCGAGCCCCGGCACAAGGCGGTCGTCCAGCAGATCCTGCAGAAGGTTTACGACGCGGGCGACATCTACTTCGGCGAGTACGGCGGCCACTACTGCTTCGGCTGCGAGCGGTTCTACACCGAGAAGGAGCTGGTGGACGGGCTGTGCCCGGATCACCTGACCAAGCCCGAGTACATCGCCGAGAAGAACTACTTCTTCAAGATGTCCAAATACCGCGACTGGCTCCTAGACCACATCAACAAGCACCCCGACTTCATCCGTCCCGAGCGCTATCGCAACGAGGTCGTCTCCCTGCTGGAGTCCGGCGAGCTCGAGGACCTGTGTATCTCCCGGCCCAAGTCCCGTCTGACCTGGGGCATCGAGCTGCCGTTCGACGCCGACTACGTGACCTACGTCTGGTTCGACGCGCTGATCAACTACGTGGCCGCCCTGGGCTGGCCCGACGGCGAGAAGTTCAAGAAATTCTGGCCCGCAGCCAACCACATGGTGGCCAAGGACATTCTCAAGCCCCACGCCATCTTCTGGCCGACCATGCTCAAGGCCGCCGGCATCGAGCCGTACCAGCACCTCAACGTGCACGGCTACTGGCTGGTGGAGGACACCAAGATGTCCAAGTCCATCGGCAACGTGGTCGAGCCTCTGGCCATGAAGGACGCCTACGGCCTGGACGCATTCCGCTATTTCCTGCTGCGCGAGATGTCCTTCGGCCAGGACTCCAGCTTTTCCGAAAAGGCCCTGGTCGGCCGTCTCAACGCGGACCTGGCCAACGATCTGGGCAACCTGTTCAACCGCACCCTGTCCATGACCCACAAGTATTTCGGGGGCAAGATTCCCCGGCCAGACGTGGAGGACGTGGTCGATGCGGAGATCAAGAAGATCGGTCAGGACGCCATGCAGTCCTTCCAGGACTTCTTCACCGACCTGAAGTTCTCCCGCGCCCTCGAAGGGCTGTGGGAGCTGGTTCGCGGCCTGAACAAGTACATCGACGAGACCGCGCCCTGGGCCCTGTTCAAGGAAAAGAACACCGGGCGGCTGTCCACGGTCATCTACGTGCTCCTCGAGAACATGCGCAAAATTGCCGTGCACCTCTGGCCGGTCATGCCCGAGGCGTCCGAGAGGATGCTCGAACAGCTGGGCATCACCTTTGACCCGGAAAAGATCAACCTGCCCAAGGAACTGGACGTCTGGGGGCTGCTCGAGTCCGACGCCATGGTGGCCGAGACCTCCAATCTCTTTCCCCGTGTGGATCTGCCCGAAGAAAAGGCCGAGACAAAGGCCGAGGCAAAATCCGCCAAGAAGGACAAGAAGGCCGCCAAAAAGGACGACAAGACCGCCGAGCCCGTGCCCGAGATCGACTTCGAGGACTTCCAGAAGCTCGATCTGCGCGTGGGCACGGTCCTGGAAGCGGACAAGCACCCGGAGGCGGACCGCCTGCTTCTCGTCAAGGTCGATACCGGCGACAAGGAGCCGCGTCAGGTGGTGGCGGGCCTCGCCGATTATTTCCAGCCCGACGACCTCGTCGGCCGCCAGGTGGTCGTGGTTGCCAACCTCAAGCCCCGCAAGCTGCGCAAGCAGCTCTCCCAGGGCATGGTCCTGGCCGTCAAGACCGACAACGGCATGGAACTCCTCACCCCCACCGGAGCCGTCCCCCCCGGCAGCAAGGTCAGCTAG